The Pueribacillus theae genome includes a region encoding these proteins:
- a CDS encoding SDR family NAD(P)-dependent oxidoreductase translates to MELGLNGKVVLVTGGSKGIGKAIAKAFYDEGAKVAITARNKKELEQCQDEMETIFTYAGDMKDEAARKELVDVVLDKWGTIDILINNVGGSNGSTVAETELNLFRDAMELNFFSTVDLSRLVLPVMKERKNGAIINITSISGRESGSKPTYNAAKAAAISFTKAMADEAIKDGIRVNGVAPGSILHPTSVWQTRVEADPEAMNQFVQEKIPAGRFGTAEEVANVVLFLASDKASWVVGATINVDGGQSKSNF, encoded by the coding sequence ATGGAACTCGGATTAAACGGAAAAGTTGTTTTGGTTACAGGCGGATCAAAAGGAATTGGAAAAGCCATCGCAAAGGCATTTTATGACGAAGGAGCAAAAGTTGCAATTACGGCAAGAAATAAGAAAGAGTTAGAGCAATGCCAAGATGAAATGGAAACGATTTTTACATATGCAGGAGATATGAAGGACGAAGCTGCAAGGAAAGAACTGGTTGACGTAGTTTTGGATAAATGGGGTACGATCGATATTTTAATTAACAATGTTGGGGGAAGCAACGGCTCAACAGTTGCCGAAACAGAGTTGAATTTATTTAGAGATGCGATGGAATTAAACTTTTTCTCAACAGTTGATCTAAGCCGGCTCGTTCTTCCGGTAATGAAAGAGCGAAAGAACGGTGCCATTATTAATATTACTTCAATATCTGGACGCGAGTCAGGCAGCAAACCGACGTATAATGCTGCAAAAGCAGCGGCAATCAGCTTCACAAAAGCAATGGCTGATGAAGCGATTAAAGACGGCATTCGCGTCAATGGTGTTGCGCCAGGTTCAATTCTTCATCCGACATCGGTATGGCAAACAAGGGTTGAAGCAGATCCGGAAGCGATGAATCAGTTCGTTCAAGAAAAAATTCCCGCCGGACGTTTTGGCACAGCTGAAGAAGTGGCAAATGTTGTGCTATTTCTTGCATCAGACAAAGCATCATGGGTCGTCGGAGCAACAATTAACGTTGACGGCGGCCAATCAAAAAGCAATTTTTAA
- the mutY gene encoding A/G-specific adenine glycosylase, producing the protein MFNFLDNFDIETFQKDLLSWFSRHKRDLPWRRTKDPYHIWVSEIMLQQTRVETVIPYFERFLEEFPTIEALAEAGEEKVLKAWEGLGYYSRARNLQTAVREVKESYGGVVPDTEDEIATLKGVGPYTAGAILSIAYNKPVPAVDGNVMRVLSRILFIEEDIAKAKTRKIFEQAVREMIPPDSASNFNQALMELGAIVCTPTSPACLLCPVQKECRAFHEGMQEQLPVKAKKKPPKPVKIAVAVLENAKGKFLINRRPKEGLLANLWEFPNCEVEAGKDYKEQLQSFFKNECQLNAVLHEEIMDFDHVFSHIKWELSVFRGTFNNNVMENEEIKLVNLQELQRFPFSVSHKKIIRRLVKWNSD; encoded by the coding sequence ATGTTTAATTTTCTTGACAATTTTGATATAGAGACATTTCAAAAAGATTTGCTTTCCTGGTTTTCGCGCCACAAACGGGATTTACCTTGGAGAAGAACGAAAGATCCGTATCACATTTGGGTGTCGGAAATTATGCTACAACAAACGAGAGTGGAAACGGTGATTCCTTATTTCGAACGATTTTTAGAAGAGTTTCCAACGATAGAAGCATTGGCGGAAGCTGGTGAGGAAAAGGTCTTAAAAGCTTGGGAAGGACTCGGTTATTATTCAAGAGCAAGAAATCTTCAGACAGCTGTTCGGGAAGTGAAAGAAAGCTACGGAGGGGTTGTACCTGATACTGAAGATGAGATTGCGACGTTAAAAGGCGTTGGCCCTTATACCGCCGGGGCAATTTTAAGTATTGCCTACAATAAACCCGTTCCCGCCGTTGACGGTAATGTGATGCGTGTCCTTTCAAGAATTTTATTCATTGAAGAAGACATTGCCAAGGCGAAAACAAGAAAAATATTTGAACAAGCAGTAAGAGAGATGATTCCTCCCGATTCAGCTTCAAACTTTAATCAGGCACTTATGGAATTGGGTGCTATCGTCTGTACACCGACATCTCCTGCTTGTCTTCTCTGTCCGGTTCAAAAAGAATGCCGCGCTTTCCATGAAGGAATGCAGGAGCAGTTGCCAGTCAAGGCCAAAAAGAAGCCTCCAAAGCCTGTGAAAATTGCAGTTGCTGTGCTTGAGAATGCGAAAGGTAAATTTTTGATTAATCGACGTCCGAAAGAAGGTTTGCTTGCCAACTTGTGGGAATTTCCAAATTGTGAAGTTGAAGCAGGGAAAGATTATAAAGAGCAGCTCCAATCTTTTTTTAAAAATGAATGCCAGTTGAATGCTGTTCTTCATGAAGAGATCATGGATTTCGACCATGTTTTTTCGCATATTAAATGGGAACTTTCCGTTTTTCGCGGAACATTTAATAACAATGTTATGGAAAATGAGGAAATAAAGCTTGTGAACCTTCAAGAACTTCAGCGTTTCCCGTTTTCAGTGTCACATAAAAAAATAATAAGGAGGCTTGTAAAATGGAACTCGGATTAA
- a CDS encoding metal-dependent hydrolase, whose protein sequence is MDTGTHIVMGIALGGLATLDPVVSQDPTLQHAVLAGTIIGSNAPDFDTILKLRNNAVYLRHHRGITHSIPAVLLWPILITLAIYTIAPTLNVLHIWLWTFLAVFLHVFVDLFNAYGTQAFRPFSKKWVALGIINTFDPFIFFTHIGFIGLWLLGSDPGPLFLTMYVIIIVYYLWRIYVHRLLINQVKRKIDNAEEIIVSPTLNWNKWLIAVKTKEKFYVAHANKMQISILDVYNRKPVPHTPVIDAAKKDTNLSAFLSFSPVYRWEIDEFQNGYEVRFIDLRYRSKGHYPFVAVVKLNEDLRVTQSYTGWVYSPERLRKKLKTVNDY, encoded by the coding sequence ATGGATACTGGCACACACATTGTAATGGGAATAGCACTCGGAGGTTTGGCAACATTGGATCCTGTCGTTTCTCAAGATCCGACTCTGCAACACGCGGTATTAGCCGGCACGATTATCGGCTCTAACGCACCGGATTTCGATACGATTTTAAAGTTGCGGAACAATGCCGTCTATTTGCGCCATCACCGCGGAATTACCCATTCCATTCCTGCCGTATTGCTATGGCCTATTTTAATTACTTTGGCGATTTATACGATTGCACCGACTCTAAACGTGCTTCATATATGGCTTTGGACATTTTTGGCCGTTTTCCTGCACGTATTTGTCGATTTATTTAACGCATATGGAACGCAAGCTTTTAGACCCTTTAGTAAAAAATGGGTCGCGCTTGGCATTATTAACACATTTGACCCGTTTATTTTCTTCACTCACATAGGTTTTATCGGTCTATGGCTTCTTGGATCAGACCCGGGTCCTTTATTTTTAACGATGTATGTGATCATCATTGTCTATTATTTATGGCGAATTTACGTCCATCGCCTGCTTATCAACCAAGTGAAGCGTAAGATTGACAACGCAGAAGAGATTATCGTTTCACCGACACTTAACTGGAATAAATGGCTTATCGCTGTGAAAACAAAAGAAAAATTTTATGTCGCTCACGCGAATAAAATGCAAATTTCCATTTTGGATGTATATAACCGTAAACCCGTTCCTCATACGCCAGTCATAGATGCTGCAAAAAAAGACACGAATCTTTCTGCTTTTCTATCCTTTTCTCCTGTATACCGTTGGGAAATTGATGAATTTCAAAACGGCTATGAAGTCCGGTTTATTGATTTAAGGTACCGAAGTAAAGGACATTATCCGTTCGTTGCCGTCGTTAAGTTGAATGAGGATTTACGTGTGACCCAGTCCTATACAGGCTGGGTGTACAGCCCCGAACGGCTAAGGAAAAAATTAAAAACAGTTAATGATTATTAG
- a CDS encoding YfhH family protein: MEKRYSEMTEVELRNEIAQLNEKAKKAEQMGIINEVAVLKRKIVMAEAYLVNPDDFKKGETYPIKDEPGETLTISYFKGTFAWGYKKDSDELAAYPISMLENV, encoded by the coding sequence ATGGAAAAAAGATATAGTGAAATGACAGAAGTCGAGTTGAGAAATGAAATCGCCCAATTGAATGAGAAGGCGAAAAAAGCGGAACAGATGGGAATTATCAATGAAGTCGCTGTCTTGAAAAGGAAAATAGTCATGGCGGAAGCTTATTTAGTCAATCCGGACGACTTTAAAAAAGGGGAGACTTACCCGATAAAAGATGAACCAGGCGAAACGCTGACCATTTCATATTTTAAAGGAACGTTCGCCTGGGGTTATAAAAAGGATAGCGATGAATTGGCTGCATACCCGATTTCCATGTTAGAAAACGTCTAA
- the recX gene encoding recombination regulator RecX, which translates to MAVITKISSQKNNKVRYSVYIDDGSGEAFGFGVDEDTLIRFGLRKGLEINEAAVQEILREDKIQKAHNLSLSYLSYRMRTEHEMISYMKKKEVDEAIIPIVIEKLKANGYLNDLLYAKSYVREKKRLLTKGPLLLKRELNNKGIAETHIEEALREFTADEQLETAVRFIQKKTGQYRKNSQKEVIRKLGMQLQQKGFPLEIIQEALNDMPLQDKNEEREALRIQAEKAHRRYKKYEGAEYNRRMKQYLYGKGFQISDIEQALLDFNHETN; encoded by the coding sequence GTGGCTGTAATCACGAAAATTTCATCACAAAAAAATAACAAAGTCCGCTACTCCGTTTACATTGATGACGGTTCAGGCGAGGCATTTGGTTTCGGTGTTGATGAGGACACGCTCATTCGTTTTGGATTACGGAAAGGCCTTGAAATCAATGAAGCCGCCGTTCAAGAGATTCTTCGGGAAGATAAGATTCAAAAAGCACACAATTTAAGTCTTTCTTATTTATCTTACCGGATGCGCACCGAGCATGAAATGATTAGCTATATGAAAAAAAAAGAAGTTGATGAAGCGATTATCCCCATTGTTATCGAAAAGTTAAAAGCAAACGGCTATCTTAATGATTTGTTGTATGCAAAAAGCTATGTGCGTGAAAAAAAGAGGTTGCTGACAAAAGGCCCCCTATTGCTGAAAAGGGAGCTCAACAATAAAGGGATCGCTGAAACTCATATTGAAGAGGCACTTCGGGAATTTACAGCCGATGAGCAGCTTGAAACCGCCGTCCGGTTCATACAGAAAAAAACCGGGCAATACCGTAAGAATTCCCAAAAGGAAGTAATAAGAAAACTAGGAATGCAGCTCCAGCAAAAAGGATTCCCGTTGGAAATTATCCAGGAAGCACTGAACGATATGCCGCTACAGGACAAAAATGAGGAACGTGAAGCGCTTCGCATCCAGGCAGAAAAAGCCCATCGGCGCTACAAAAAGTATGAGGGCGCCGAATACAATAGGCGCATGAAACAATATTTATACGGAAAAGGATTCCAAATTTCAGATATCGAACAAGCACTGCTTGATTTTAATCATGAAACCAATTGA
- a CDS encoding TIGR01777 family oxidoreductase, which translates to MKIAIAGGTGLVGSALCDMLLADGHELIILTRNRDGKQGKDGLTYVEWLNENSHPEKNLEGVECIVNLAGESINNRWTESTKRAILQSRLDASSEIARLISKLDDKPRVYIQASAIGYYGTSETDQFTEKNSHAGSDFLAHVVSEWEKAGEKIDKQGVRTVYMRFGVILDNRGGALPRMVLPYKLFAGGNIGSGNQWLSWIHIDDVCRLILFAIENETMEGAVNATSPNPKKMGEFGKTIGSILHRPHWIPLPAFVLKALLGEMSMLVLEGQYVYPEKAVQHGFQFQYENLQNALQDLL; encoded by the coding sequence ATGAAAATTGCGATAGCCGGAGGAACTGGGCTTGTCGGCAGTGCGTTGTGTGACATGCTGCTGGCTGATGGCCATGAATTAATAATTTTGACTCGAAATCGAGACGGCAAACAGGGAAAGGATGGCCTCACCTATGTCGAATGGCTGAACGAAAACAGCCATCCTGAGAAAAATCTTGAAGGTGTTGAGTGTATCGTAAATTTAGCTGGAGAGTCCATCAACAACCGCTGGACAGAATCAACGAAACGAGCGATTCTTCAGAGCAGGCTGGACGCCTCAAGTGAAATTGCTCGCCTCATTAGTAAACTGGACGACAAACCAAGAGTCTATATTCAAGCCTCTGCGATTGGGTATTATGGTACGTCTGAAACGGATCAGTTTACGGAAAAAAATTCACATGCTGGTTCGGATTTTTTAGCGCATGTTGTTTCGGAATGGGAAAAAGCAGGAGAAAAGATCGATAAACAAGGGGTAAGAACTGTTTATATGCGTTTCGGAGTCATTTTAGACAATAGAGGAGGAGCATTGCCCCGAATGGTCCTGCCGTATAAATTATTCGCCGGAGGTAATATTGGAAGCGGAAACCAGTGGCTTTCATGGATTCATATTGATGATGTTTGCCGGCTCATCCTTTTTGCCATCGAAAACGAAACCATGGAGGGGGCGGTAAATGCTACTTCTCCCAACCCGAAGAAAATGGGAGAATTCGGAAAAACGATTGGAAGCATTTTGCACCGCCCACACTGGATCCCACTACCAGCTTTTGTCCTTAAAGCCTTGCTTGGAGAAATGAGCATGCTTGTCCTTGAAGGGCAATATGTCTATCCCGAAAAAGCGGTTCAGCATGGCTTCCAATTTCAATATGAAAACCTTCAAAACGCGCTTCAAGACTTATTATGA
- a CDS encoding EamA family transporter yields MTRWQASFIFTIGAGLFGFTPIFVKLHLAAGYTLSKLIVSQMIIAATILWLIACFKKKKLRLTRKTILSLMLAGTLNGITGIFYYNSMKYVPASVAIVLLFQFVWVGVLYEWILDKRRPTLPTYVTVVLTLIGVLFAANIFTDDFSNLPFLGILFGLISAFTYAGFIFVSGRVATQTDPLLRAPLMITGSLILVLIVFRPAFLFTDEVFHSFWLYGLGGALFGAVFPPLCFSISAPHLPSSLATILGSVELPVAVVAASIILSEQVTVLQWFGIVLILFAISFNEIRSGILHLIDKKKSNVTE; encoded by the coding sequence ATGACACGTTGGCAAGCAAGCTTCATTTTCACAATTGGGGCTGGACTATTCGGCTTTACCCCTATTTTTGTAAAACTTCACTTAGCTGCGGGATACACATTATCCAAGTTAATTGTTTCCCAAATGATTATCGCGGCAACAATCTTATGGCTCATTGCATGTTTCAAAAAAAAGAAACTCCGTTTAACAAGAAAAACAATCCTATCTTTGATGTTGGCTGGCACCCTTAACGGAATAACCGGAATTTTTTATTATAACTCCATGAAATATGTGCCGGCTTCCGTTGCGATTGTTTTGCTGTTCCAATTTGTTTGGGTTGGTGTCTTGTATGAATGGATCCTAGATAAAAGGCGCCCAACACTTCCAACATATGTAACTGTTGTGCTAACACTAATCGGCGTCTTGTTTGCAGCAAACATTTTTACCGATGATTTTTCAAATCTTCCTTTTCTTGGAATTCTATTTGGATTAATTTCAGCCTTTACATATGCCGGCTTTATTTTTGTTAGCGGACGTGTCGCAACGCAAACAGATCCTTTGCTTCGAGCCCCTTTAATGATTACGGGGTCATTAATTTTGGTTCTTATTGTTTTTCGTCCCGCTTTTTTATTTACTGATGAAGTTTTTCATTCTTTTTGGCTATATGGATTGGGCGGTGCGCTTTTTGGTGCCGTTTTTCCGCCGCTCTGTTTTTCAATAAGCGCTCCACATCTCCCTTCAAGTTTGGCTACGATACTCGGTTCAGTTGAACTGCCAGTTGCCGTCGTCGCTGCAAGTATCATCTTGTCAGAACAAGTAACCGTTTTACAATGGTTTGGGATTGTGCTTATTTTATTTGCCATTTCATTTAACGAAATTCGCTCAGGCATCCTTCATCTTATAGATAAAAAGAAATCGAATGTAACGGAGTAA
- a CDS encoding EMC3/TMCO1 family protein, with protein sequence MEKILEMLQTLLEEQKEQKAFREEMREFQGGMREFQEEMREFQEEMREFQGEMHEFQGEMREFQGEMREFRNEANERFETLEKLVIQNSEKLDNNRNYVNKKINFIEHKQLQLEQRIFELESRYERQ encoded by the coding sequence ATGGAAAAAATCCTAGAAATGTTACAAACTTTATTGGAAGAACAAAAGGAACAAAAGGCGTTTCGAGAGGAAATGCGTGAATTCCAAGGGGGAATGCGTGAATTCCAAGAGGAAATGCGTGAATTCCAAGAGGAAATGCGTGAATTCCAAGGGGAAATGCATGAATTCCAAGGGGAAATGCGTGAATTCCAGGGGGAAATGCGTGAATTTCGAAACGAAGCAAATGAACGATTTGAAACTCTTGAAAAGTTAGTTATACAAAACAGTGAAAAACTAGACAATAATCGCAATTACGTAAATAAGAAAATCAATTTTATTGAACACAAACAACTACAATTAGAACAACGAATATTCGAACTAGAAAGCCGTTACGAACGCCAATAG
- a CDS encoding DUF4179 domain-containing protein, whose amino-acid sequence MTEKIPFFKDQINDIPVPTEKLDKIILKTVEEHAEKGKRSLRRKFIYSASAMIASIGLLIGLATVSPATASVLAKLPIIGSVFSEFGDPGLAKMSDLGLTQIIGESKTIGDKTLTIDEVFYDGSRFTLSYSLESKKPMSEDYIDSMDFFVNGEPIAYGIGNELNESVPKHYTGIVTIHSMKDLSEEFSLNAVFKGAEGEKWEFFIPVQTKPNVQTIVTNYEQKVAGIHLSVTEIVNSPSGLKLNYKKVLKEDALLQQLSNVIEFRIKDDMGNEIVHNTGSSFGSSEEGTIYLEGNDIFNPISEDVKELTISPYFNLPKEGKITEIDEEGNKMIFDLKQFENSELSFDSFTVSLVKK is encoded by the coding sequence ATGACAGAAAAAATTCCGTTTTTCAAAGATCAAATTAATGATATCCCCGTGCCAACGGAAAAGCTTGATAAAATTATTTTGAAAACGGTGGAAGAGCATGCGGAAAAAGGAAAACGCTCTTTGCGTAGAAAGTTCATATACAGTGCCAGTGCTATGATTGCTTCGATCGGTTTGTTAATAGGTTTAGCAACTGTTTCACCTGCTACAGCAAGTGTTTTAGCTAAACTTCCAATTATCGGATCGGTTTTTAGTGAATTTGGCGACCCAGGTTTAGCAAAAATGAGCGATTTAGGTTTAACGCAAATTATCGGTGAGTCAAAGACAATCGGTGATAAGACATTAACGATAGATGAAGTTTTTTATGATGGGAGCCGTTTTACATTAAGCTATTCATTAGAATCTAAAAAACCAATGAGTGAGGATTATATTGATTCAATGGACTTTTTTGTGAACGGAGAGCCTATTGCTTACGGGATAGGCAATGAACTAAACGAATCGGTACCAAAACATTACACCGGAATCGTGACGATTCATTCGATGAAAGACTTATCGGAAGAGTTTTCATTAAATGCTGTATTTAAAGGGGCAGAAGGTGAAAAATGGGAATTTTTCATTCCTGTTCAAACGAAGCCGAATGTGCAGACGATCGTGACAAATTATGAACAAAAGGTCGCTGGGATCCACTTGTCTGTTACGGAAATCGTTAATAGTCCATCCGGGCTCAAGTTAAATTATAAAAAAGTATTAAAAGAGGATGCTCTTTTGCAGCAATTGTCGAATGTTATCGAGTTTCGCATTAAAGATGACATGGGGAACGAAATAGTGCATAACACAGGCAGTAGCTTTGGTTCTTCAGAAGAGGGGACAATATATCTTGAAGGCAATGATATTTTTAATCCGATTTCTGAAGATGTAAAGGAACTAACAATTTCACCTTACTTTAATTTACCGAAAGAAGGTAAGATAACAGAAATTGATGAAGAGGGAAATAAAATGATTTTTGATTTAAAACAGTTCGAAAACAGCGAACTCTCGTTTGACAGCTTTACAGTTTCTTTAGTTAAAAAATAA
- a CDS encoding sigma-70 family RNA polymerase sigma factor, with translation MTTKMKLVARAKKGDTEAFQVLINEDKEKLYRMAFVYMKDEEDALEVFQETVYAALKSISSLKNNRYFSTWLTRILINQAIDALRKKKKVVPMSHDVLENLSESETIKPEEQLDLLEALAEINGKYKTVLLLRYYEDYTIGQIAAILGCPEGTVKTNIRRGLESLKQKMKGVYLDDRKNSVFQRSN, from the coding sequence TTGACTACAAAAATGAAGCTCGTTGCTCGTGCGAAGAAGGGTGATACAGAGGCGTTTCAAGTATTGATTAACGAGGATAAAGAAAAGTTATATCGAATGGCGTTTGTCTATATGAAAGATGAAGAAGATGCGTTGGAAGTTTTTCAAGAAACCGTTTATGCAGCATTGAAGTCGATTTCTTCGTTAAAAAACAATCGTTATTTTTCAACATGGCTGACGCGGATTTTAATTAATCAAGCCATTGATGCTTTAAGAAAAAAGAAAAAAGTTGTTCCAATGAGCCATGATGTTTTGGAAAACTTAAGTGAATCAGAAACAATCAAACCGGAAGAACAGCTAGATTTACTTGAAGCATTGGCTGAAATTAACGGAAAATACAAAACGGTTTTGCTCTTACGTTATTACGAAGATTATACAATTGGGCAAATTGCAGCTATTCTTGGTTGTCCAGAAGGAACAGTAAAAACAAACATTCGCCGTGGATTAGAAAGCTTAAAGCAAAAAATGAAAGGAGTTTACTTAGATGACAGAAAAAATTCCGTTTTTCAAAGATCAAATTAA